One region of Amphiprion ocellaris isolate individual 3 ecotype Okinawa chromosome 9, ASM2253959v1, whole genome shotgun sequence genomic DNA includes:
- the rbm12bb gene encoding RNA binding motif protein 12Bb, whose translation MVVVIRLQGLRVTAGTEDIRRFFTGLKIPDGGVHIIGGEREEAFILFASDEDARRAMTRSGGVIKGAPVTLLLSSKTEMQAMLERSTRIAEQEQKRRLEENTRIARRSADPEVGRRSGSRSRFTPPPQHQRASNDDDFTCLFLKGLPFTVTEKEVCDFFGGLCVVEIVLLKKRDGSNNGTGLIKFATREDAAEGLQRDRNYIGSRYIEVSTTTINDWCRATGRPPMAVNRNNNFERGRSPLRNQRNPPHRVRSRSPLAKRHVAPSDEYCVMLENLSFAVEKEDIKQLFHNAKLEDDQILHLSDSEGRRSRSAFVLFKNQRDYCEALSCEERQFLGRLVYTRPISRENMITILESQSMAVQPPGNSERFQERPPHHPSTPYDSEKTCIFMQNLPFDVRKVEIMDFFHGFNVTQVCVLHDHKGAGVGKALVLLGSEAEAARAVSLSGRRFLGSEVVLKCISRSQMQQLSAEPPVVQEPPPREERYLGRSEASFPPDDALYSDFRIPPDHNMPVADAPGPFHGGFDYEPHAVDPYSPHDRGNGDHGHYGPPVQRFDGPTCVQLANLPFQIRSEEIYDFCYGYRIIPGSVSLQYEPSGKPKGQATLVFESRQEALTAIRELSGRPIGPRKIKLLLV comes from the coding sequence ATGGTGGTCGTCATCCGTTTACAGGGCCTGAGAGTCACAGCGGGTACTGAGGATATTCGCAGGTTCTTCACTGGCCTCAAAATTCCAGATGGAGGGGTGCATATAATTGGTGGGGAGCGAGAGGAAGCATTCATTCTCTTTGCCTCAGACGAGGATGCAAGAAGAGCCATGACACGGTCGGGGGGCGTCATTAAAGGTGCACCAGTCACGTTACTACTGAGCAGTAAAACAGAGATGCAGGCCATGCTTGAAAGAAGCACCAGAATTGCAGAGCAGGAACAAAAGAGGAGACTTGAAGAGAACACGAGAATTGCTCGGAGATCTGCCGACCCCGAGGTAGGCAGGAGATCGGGTAGCAGATCGAGGTTTACTCCTCCACCCCAACACCAGAGGGCTTCAAACGACGACGACTTCACGTGCTTGTTTCTAAAAGGACTGCCTTTCACTGTGACCGAAAAGGAGGTCTGTGACTTTTTTGGTGGTTTATGTGTTGTCGAAATTGTCTTACTTAAAAAGCGAGATGGCTCGAACAATGGGACCGGTCTCATCAAATTCGCAACAAGAGAGGATGCAGCAGAAGGCTTGCAGAGGGATAGGAATTACATTGGATCGAGGTATATTGAGGTCTCCACGACAACGATCAATGATTGGTGTCGAGCTACTGGTAGACCGCCGATGGCTGTCAACAGGAACAACAACTTTGAAAGGGGGAGATCACCTCTGCGCAATCAGAGGAATCCACCACATCGTGTAAGGTCACGATCACCTTTGGCCAAGAGGCATGTCGCTCCCTCAGACGAGTACTGTGTCATGTTGGAGAACCTGTCCTTTGCAGTGGAAAAAGAAGACATAAAGCAGCTCTTTCATAATGCAAAGCTAGAGGACGACCAGATCCTGCACTTAAGTGACAGCGAAGGGAGAAGAAGCAGATCTGCGTTTGTACTGTTCAAGAATCAGCGTGACTATTGCGAGGCTTTAAGTTGTGAGGAAAGACAGTTTTTAGGTCGATTGGTTTACACTCGTCCAATATCAAGAGAGAACATGATCACCATCCTGGAGTCTCAGAGTATGGCTGTCCAACCCCCTGGAAACTCAGAGAGGTTTCAGGAGAGACCTCCCCATCACCCCAGCACTCCTTATGACTCTGAGAAAACCTGCATATTCATGCAGAACCTGCCATTCGATGTGCGAAAAGTTGAGATCATGGATTTCTTCCATGGGTTTAACGtcacacaggtgtgtgtgctgCACGACCACAAAGGCGCCGGGGTTGGAAAGGCTTTGGTTCTTCTTGGGTCCGAGGCAGAGGCTGCGAGGGCAGTCTCTCTCAGTGGACGGCGGTTTCTGGGGTCAGAAGTTGTACTGAAGTGCATTTCACGTTCTCAGATGCAGCAGTTGAGCGCCGAGCCGCCGGTGGTGCAGGAGCCACCGCCGAGAGAGGAGCGGTACTTGGGGAGGAGTGAGGCATCCTTCCCCCCTGATGATGCTTTGTACTCCGACTTTAGGATTCCTCCTGATCATAATATGCCAGTGGCTGATGCACCAGGTCCTTTCCATGGAGGCTTTGATTATGAACCTCATGCAGTCGACCCTTATTCTCCACATGACAGGGGTAATGGAGATCATGGCCACTATGGCCCCCCAGTGCAGCGTTTTGATGGTCCCACATGTGTACAGTTAGCCAACCTGCCATTCCAAATCAGAAGCGAGGAGATCTATGATTTTTGTTACGGATACCGCATCATACCTGGATCCGTGTCACTGCAGTATGAGCCGAGTGGGAAACCAAAAGGCCAGGCCACGTTGGTGTTCGAGTCCCGTCAGGAGGCATTAACGGCAATCAGGGAGCTAAGTGGAAGACCAATAGGTcctagaaaaataaaactactgCTTGTGTGA